From the Alloalcanivorax dieselolei B5 genome, one window contains:
- a CDS encoding MaoC family dehydratase, with protein sequence MNAPTRDQVKVGQALPPLELPPITRATLALFAGASGDHNPIHIDIDFAKAYGMPDVFAHGMLPMAYLGRFLTQWAPQTRLRRFSVRFAAITPVGARLSCTGKIVEITEDGHETLARLEIGVVDKQGEVKLAGDALVALA encoded by the coding sequence ATGAACGCCCCCACTCGTGACCAGGTCAAGGTCGGCCAGGCGCTTCCGCCGCTCGAGCTTCCGCCCATCACGCGCGCAACGCTGGCACTGTTCGCCGGCGCCTCGGGTGACCACAACCCGATCCACATTGACATCGACTTTGCCAAGGCCTATGGCATGCCGGACGTGTTCGCGCACGGCATGCTGCCGATGGCCTATTTGGGCCGCTTTCTGACCCAGTGGGCACCGCAGACCCGGCTGCGCCGGTTCTCGGTCCGCTTCGCCGCCATCACGCCAGTCGGCGCACGGCTGAGTTGCACCGGCAAGATCGTTGAAATCACCGAGGACGGCCACGAAACACTGGCCCGGCTAGAGATCGGCGTGGTCGATAAACAGGGTGAAGTCAAGCTCGCCGGCGATGCCCTGGTGGCGCTGGCCTGA
- a CDS encoding SDR family NAD(P)-dependent oxidoreductase, translating into MKLQDKVAIVSGSGRGIGREIALKLAAEGASVVVNDLDASPAEETVAAIKDAGGRAVTCIGSVTQEDFAERFVNTAIEQLGGLDIIVNNAGYTWDNVIQKMSDEQWQAIMDVHATAPFRILRAASEYFRVQAKKEAAEGREVFRKVVNIASIAGTGGNAGQANYSAAKAAVIGLTKAMSKEWGRLKVNVNCVAFGLIKTRLTEAEAGSDASIDVEGRKIKVGVNPDLLKTMEAMVPLGRAGTPAEAAGAVYLFCTPESNYISGQTLLCGGGFSM; encoded by the coding sequence ATGAAACTTCAAGATAAAGTGGCCATCGTCAGCGGCTCAGGGCGCGGGATAGGCCGGGAAATCGCCCTCAAACTCGCCGCCGAAGGCGCCAGCGTGGTAGTCAACGATCTTGATGCCTCCCCGGCGGAGGAAACGGTCGCGGCGATCAAGGACGCCGGCGGCAGGGCCGTGACCTGCATCGGCAGCGTGACACAGGAGGATTTTGCCGAACGCTTTGTGAACACGGCAATCGAACAGCTGGGCGGTCTGGACATCATCGTCAACAACGCCGGCTACACCTGGGACAACGTGATTCAGAAAATGAGCGATGAGCAGTGGCAGGCGATCATGGACGTGCACGCCACGGCGCCCTTTCGCATTCTGCGCGCGGCCTCCGAATACTTCCGCGTGCAGGCCAAGAAAGAAGCCGCCGAAGGGCGCGAGGTATTCCGAAAGGTGGTCAACATCGCCTCGATCGCCGGCACCGGCGGCAACGCTGGACAGGCCAACTATTCGGCCGCCAAGGCGGCGGTGATCGGCCTGACCAAGGCGATGTCCAAGGAATGGGGCAGGCTCAAGGTGAACGTCAACTGCGTGGCCTTCGGACTGATCAAAACGCGCCTCACAGAGGCGGAAGCAGGCTCTGATGCGAGCATCGATGTGGAGGGCCGCAAGATCAAGGTGGGCGTCAACCCCGATCTGCTCAAGACCATGGAGGCCATGGTGCCGCTCGGGCGCGCCGGCACGCCGGCCGAGGCCGCCGGGGCCGTCTATCTGTTTTGCACTCCGGAGTCGAACTACATCAGCGGTCAGACGCTGCTCTGTGGCGGCGGGTTCTCAATGTGA
- a CDS encoding acyl-CoA dehydrogenase family protein, with amino-acid sequence MDTMTFNQSPWMDEELTLFRDNVRKFIATEITPFEEHWDAQQHVERTLWTRAGAAGLLCTDVPEKYGGAGGSFAHEAVILQEQARAGNTSWAKGVHEIVSHYIVSCGTPEQKRRWLPKLASGEWVGAIAMTEPGTGSDLQAVRTRAERQGENYVVNGSKTFISNGHHCGLLIVVCKSNPAEAARGVSLLVVEQPGEQPGFRRGRLLHKIGQKGQDTAELFFDDLRVPAENLLGGEEGQGFYQLMNQLPRERLIIGVGAIAAAEAALEHTLAYVRERKAFGKRLLDFQNTRFRLAERRTEVTLGQVFIDHCIQRLIAGALDAETASMAKWWCTQKQCEIVDECLQFFGGYGYMLEYPIARLYADARVQKIYGGTNEIMKELIARGLD; translated from the coding sequence ATGGACACCATGACGTTTAATCAATCACCCTGGATGGACGAAGAACTAACGCTGTTCCGCGACAACGTCCGGAAATTCATCGCCACCGAAATCACCCCCTTCGAAGAACATTGGGACGCCCAGCAGCACGTCGAGCGCACGCTGTGGACAAGGGCAGGCGCCGCCGGCCTCCTGTGCACCGACGTGCCGGAGAAATACGGCGGGGCGGGGGGAAGCTTCGCCCATGAGGCCGTGATCCTCCAGGAGCAGGCCCGTGCCGGCAATACCAGTTGGGCCAAGGGCGTTCATGAGATCGTCAGCCACTACATCGTCAGCTGCGGCACGCCGGAGCAGAAGCGTCGCTGGCTTCCCAAGCTCGCCTCCGGCGAGTGGGTGGGGGCCATTGCCATGACCGAGCCGGGCACCGGCTCGGATCTACAGGCCGTGCGCACGCGGGCCGAACGCCAAGGCGAGAACTATGTGGTCAACGGGTCGAAAACCTTCATCTCCAATGGCCATCACTGCGGCCTGCTGATCGTCGTCTGCAAGAGCAATCCGGCCGAGGCCGCCAGGGGCGTCTCGCTGCTGGTCGTCGAACAGCCGGGCGAGCAGCCCGGATTCCGCCGCGGCCGGCTTCTGCACAAGATCGGCCAGAAAGGCCAGGACACCGCTGAGTTGTTCTTCGATGATCTGCGGGTGCCGGCCGAGAACCTACTCGGCGGCGAAGAGGGCCAGGGTTTCTACCAACTTATGAACCAACTGCCACGAGAGCGCTTGATCATCGGCGTCGGCGCCATCGCTGCCGCCGAGGCGGCCCTGGAGCACACCTTGGCCTACGTGCGCGAGCGCAAGGCCTTCGGCAAGCGCCTACTCGACTTCCAGAACACGCGCTTCCGGCTCGCCGAGCGGCGCACCGAAGTGACTCTCGGCCAAGTGTTCATCGACCACTGCATCCAGCGCCTGATCGCCGGCGCACTCGACGCGGAGACGGCCTCAATGGCCAAATGGTGGTGCACACAAAAGCAGTGCGAGATCGTCGACGAGTGCCTTCAATTCTTCGGCGGCTACGGCTACATGCTCGAGTATCCCATCGCGCGCTTGTACGCCGACGCCCGGGTACAGAAGATCTACGGCGGCACCAACGAGATCATGAAGGAGCTGATTGCGCGGGGGCTCGATTGA
- a CDS encoding lipid-transfer protein, translated as MKHTAVISGVGMVPFAKPGASAPYYQMGAEAARQALADAGLDYAKVEQAYVGYVYGDSTCGQRALYPIGMTGIPVVNVNNNCSTGSTALFLARQAVESGAADCVIALGFEQMKPGALGSYYNDRPTPFEPFDRICEELVGQPEVPLAIRYFGGAGMAHMDKYGTKAETFAKIRAKASRHAARNPVALFRKEVTVEEVMDSPVLIGPMTRLMACPPTCGAAAAIVCSEAFARANALDHRVRILAQAMTTDTPSTFEARNMMQLVGYDMTRAAADQVYEAAGIGPEELDAVELHDCFATNELLTYEALRLAPEGGGEQMVEDGDNTHGGRVVTNPSGGLLSKGHPLGATGLAQCTELVQQLRGQAADRQVEGARIALQHNLGLGGACVVTMYQAT; from the coding sequence ATGAAACACACAGCGGTGATCAGCGGCGTCGGCATGGTGCCGTTCGCGAAACCCGGCGCCAGCGCGCCCTACTACCAGATGGGTGCCGAGGCGGCGCGTCAGGCCCTGGCCGATGCCGGGCTGGACTACGCCAAGGTGGAGCAAGCCTACGTGGGCTATGTCTACGGCGATTCCACCTGCGGCCAGCGAGCGCTCTACCCAATCGGCATGACCGGCATTCCCGTGGTCAACGTCAACAACAATTGTTCCACCGGCTCGACCGCCCTGTTCCTGGCACGCCAGGCGGTGGAGTCCGGCGCCGCCGACTGCGTGATCGCCCTGGGCTTCGAGCAAATGAAGCCGGGAGCGCTGGGCAGCTACTACAACGACCGGCCGACCCCCTTCGAACCCTTTGACCGGATCTGCGAGGAGCTGGTGGGACAGCCCGAGGTGCCGCTGGCGATCCGCTATTTTGGCGGCGCGGGCATGGCGCACATGGACAAGTACGGCACCAAGGCGGAGACCTTCGCCAAAATACGCGCCAAGGCGAGCCGGCATGCCGCGCGCAACCCGGTGGCGCTGTTCCGCAAGGAAGTGACAGTGGAGGAAGTGATGGACTCCCCGGTGTTGATCGGCCCAATGACCCGCCTGATGGCCTGCCCGCCGACCTGCGGCGCGGCGGCGGCCATCGTCTGCTCCGAAGCCTTCGCCAGGGCCAACGCTCTCGATCACCGAGTGCGCATCCTGGCGCAGGCGATGACCACCGACACACCGAGCACGTTCGAGGCGCGCAACATGATGCAACTGGTCGGCTATGACATGACGCGCGCCGCCGCCGATCAGGTTTACGAGGCCGCTGGCATCGGTCCGGAGGAGCTCGACGCCGTGGAACTGCACGACTGCTTCGCCACCAACGAGCTGCTGACTTATGAAGCACTGCGGCTGGCGCCGGAAGGTGGCGGCGAGCAGATGGTCGAGGACGGCGACAACACCCACGGTGGGCGCGTGGTTACCAACCCCTCGGGCGGGCTGCTTTCCAAGGGTCATCCATTGGGCGCCACCGGGTTGGCGCAATGCACCGAGCTGGTCCAACAGCTGCGAGGACAGGCCGCGGACCGCCAGGTCGAAGGCGCGCGCATTGCGCTCCAACACAATCTCGGCCTGGGCGGCGCCTGCGTGGTGACGATGTACCAGGCCACCTGA
- a CDS encoding MaoC family dehydratase N-terminal domain-containing protein — protein MIDTKHIGLRLPTVSFEVEKGRLRFFAKATGETRPEYLDESAARAAGYRSLPAPPTFLMGADLDAGTMTTLLETLNVPIGRILHGEQSFTYHAPVCAGDVLSVESKISDIYGKKSGALEFIVKDSLIKDATGETVLEARSVIVVRNPQENAA, from the coding sequence ATGATCGACACTAAACACATTGGGCTGCGCCTGCCGACCGTCAGCTTCGAGGTCGAGAAGGGGCGGTTACGTTTTTTCGCCAAAGCCACCGGCGAAACGCGGCCCGAGTACCTCGACGAGTCGGCGGCCCGGGCAGCCGGCTACCGCAGCCTGCCGGCACCACCAACCTTTCTGATGGGCGCCGACCTCGATGCCGGAACCATGACCACGTTGCTCGAAACGCTGAACGTGCCGATCGGACGCATCCTGCACGGCGAGCAAAGCTTCACCTATCACGCGCCGGTATGTGCCGGCGACGTGCTCAGCGTCGAGTCAAAGATTAGCGACATCTACGGCAAGAAGAGCGGTGCGCTCGAATTCATCGTCAAGGATTCGCTGATCAAGGACGCGACTGGCGAGACCGTGCTCGAGGCACGCAGCGTGATCGTCGTCCGCAACCCGCAGGAGAACGCAGCATGA